The following is a genomic window from Bordetella sp. H567.
TGAAGTCTCGCACCGGATCGTATGGCATGCTGCGATACAGGCTGCTATTTATCGCCTGCGGGCCGACGGATCCCAAGACCAACGTATAGCCGTCGTTCTTGGACCTGACCACATAGTCGGACCCGATATTTCCGCCCGCTCCGGCCTTGTTCTCGACAACAACCGTCTGATGCAATTCCTGGGTAAGCGCATCGCCGAGTATTCTGGCCAGAATGTCCGACGTGCCGCCCGCGACATACGGAACGATCAGGCGTATCGGCCGATCTGGATAGGCGGCGAACGACACGTCGCCGATGGCGACGGCCAGGACAGCCGCGGCGGCCAGTTTCATAAGCTGCAGGGGTGACATGCTGCGCCTCCATCTTCCATTTCGACTTTTTTCTTTCCGACGTTCAATGCACCGGTAGCGTCACTCCGGAAGCAGTCGCCGTATCGGCGGGTGTCCGGTATACAGCCACGATGGCCAAATCCAGCTCTATCCCGAGTCCCGGCGCGCTCGGCTTCGGGATATAGCCGTGACGTATGCATTCCGTATGACGGCTAAGACTGGAACGCCAATCCGGAACTCCCCAGGGATGTTCCAGTATCAGGAAGTTCGACATGGACAGGCCGGCATGCACGCTTGCCGCGGCCGCCACGGGGCCCGAGGCGCTGTGAGGAGACACCATGGCGCCATAGACTTCCGCCATACCGGCGATCTTCTTCACCTGATTGATTCCTCCGGTCCATTTGACGTCGGGCATGATCACGTCGAAAGCCCGGGCTTCGAGTAACGACCGCCAATCGTGGCGCGCAAGCAAAGGCGCGCCCCCGGCCAGCCGGGGTCCCATCGCCTGGCGCAGCCCTGACAATTGCACAGGGTCGTCGTGCATGAACGGATCTTCTACCCAATACAGGTGGTACGGATCCACACGCCGGACAATGTCGAGCACATCCCGGTAATCCTGGAACTGATGCATCAGGTCGATCAACACGTCGACCGAATCGCCCACAGCGCCCCGGACCGCGCGCACGATATCGATTCCTTGCGAAATCCAGGCGCGCTGATCGGTGGACGAGCAATTCACCGGCCGGATACCGAACGGATAGAACTTGATGGCATCGTAGCCCTCGGCGACGGCGGCCATCGCCACTCGCGCGAGCGACTCCGCGTCCCGCCCCGCGGCGGCATAGCCGATGTTCGCGTAGGTACGCAACTGATCTCGCACGCTGCCGCCCATCAGCTGGTACACAGGCATGCGCGCTTGTTTTCCGGCAAGATCCCACAGCGCCTGCTCCAAGGCGCTGACCGCCGCGAAAAAGGTGCGCCCCGAATACGGCCAATCGAGCAACCCCTGCCTGCTCTCAATCAGATCGCAAGGGTCGTGGCCCACGTACTGAGGGGCAAGGCGATTCAGCTCCTCCACGACACCCTTGTCATTGCGGCTCTGGCTGGCCTCGCCCAGGCCCACCATACCGGTGTCGGTCTCTACCTCGACAAATAGCCACGATCTGTCCTGGCTCGTCCAGACAATGTGGGGACGGATATCGGCAATTTTCACGGCAGTGGCTCCCGCAACATCGAACCGGCATTCGGCGGCCGGCTCGCGGCGTTCACGGAAAAATCTACCGACTGCCGATTAATACGTCCAATATAATTATCGACTTGATTAGGTCGTGATCCGTATATGTAGGCAGGATCAAGAATATGGAGTTGAGACACCTGCGCTACTTCGTGGCAGTCGCCGAGGAACTGCACTTCGGTCGAGCCGCGAGGCGCTTGAACATCTCCCAGCCTCCCCTAAGCCAGCAGATCCGTGCGCTGGAGCAAGATGCGGGAGTCGAACTGTTCCGGCGCGATACACGACGGGTCCAATTGACCCCTGCCGGCGCCGAGCTATTGAAATATGCTCGCTCGGCGTTGTCGCATGTAGACCAGGGCGTGCGTTCGGCCCGGCGCGTTCATCAAGGAGAGGTCGGCCGCTTGAATGTCGGCTTCATCACATCCCTTTCCTATACCTACCTGCCCTGGCTCGTCAGGGCGTTTCGCAAGCGCTATCCCGCGGTGGAACTCGTGCTGACCGAAAAGGAAACTTGGGATCAGAAAGAGGCCTTGCTCGATGGCCGTCTCGACGTCGGCCTGATGCGCGGGCCGTTCGAAGCGAGCGGGCTGCGCACCAGTTCATTGCTGCAAGAGCCGTTCGTCGCGGCGTTGCCCGATACGCACCCATTGGCCCGGCTCCCCCGCATCAACCTCGGTTCGCTTTCCAACGACCCGTTCATCCTCTTCCCTCGCGCGATCGGCGGCGCTTACAACGCCACGATGTCGGCGCTATTCGACGAGGCCGATTTCAGGCCGATAGTGGCACAGGAGGCCGTGCAGATGCATGTCGTCGTGGGACTGGTGGGAGCCGGACTTGGCGTCGCGGTGGTGCCGGCATCGATCCGGCTGCTACCCACCCCCGGCGTCGTATTCAAACCGTTGGTGCAATGCACGTACAACGCCGAGTTGGTCATCGCGTGCCGCGAAGATGCCACGTCGCCCGTCATTGCGCCGTTCTCCCAGCTAGCGAAAGAGATAATTGGCAAGGGGCTGACTCCGATCCTCAGGAGGCGTCAGTCGCGACGCGCCAAACGTTCGGAGGACAATCCCACCGCTTCCAGCGCCGTGTAGCGGTGGAATTGCCATCCCTCGGGAGTGGGATGCGGGTGCCAGCCGAACGGTCGCGAGCCGCTGACTGTTGATCATTGCCGTAGCACCCCGTCCGACCGCTGAAACGCCTCGACCGCGGCCGTCTCGTGCGCATGCTCCGATGCAGCGCCGTCCAACGCGCGGATCGCCTTGGCGTACCGTCCGATGCCGGGAAGCGCCGTAAGCCCGTGCGCAACGATGCTCAGCAGAACCGTCGCCATGACCGCCAGCTTGATCGTTTGCTCTCCTGGCAGATGGGTTTCGCCATCCAGGTAGACCAATCCGAGGACGATCGACGCCAATCCCCGGGGACCGAACCAGCCCATGAAAAGCACCGTGGGTACGCTCAGGCGCGTGCCTCGCAGCGCGAGCGCCACCGGAACCATGCGGATCACGGTCAGGCTGAGCACCGCATACGCCAGGATGGCAAGGTCGAATTGGGCCCAGACGCCGACGACAACCAGGCCGAAAATGAAGAAAACAAAGTAATTCAGGAACTGCCCCCAGTCCTCGGCGAATTCGACGCTGTGCAGTCCAACCTTGCTGAACCCCCACTGCGTCGCGAGGCCCGCCACGAACGCGGCAATGAACATGCTCGCGCCGCTGAACTCGGATGCCACCACGCAAGCCAGCGGCAAGGACATGACACCCAGCTGCGCGACGTTTTCCGCCATCCACGCATTGCGCTCGGCCGGCCCCAGCAACCAGCCGCCCACCAGCCCGATACCGAGTCCCACCAGGGTTCCGTAGCCAAGCTGCTCGAGCAGGAAGCGCGTCAGCACACCGGCCCCCTGGCCCGTCCCGGTGGCCTCGGCCAGCGCGATGAAAAACATCAGAAAAGGAACCGAAAGCCCGTCGTTCAGGCCCGCCTCGACGTTCAAGGCCTGTCGGACGCGTTTTGGCACCAGCGTGCTATTCACGATGACCTGGCCCAGGCCAGCGTCGGTCGGCGCCAGGATTGCTGCCAGGATGCCCGCTTCCCACCAGGTCAGCGTCCGCAACACCACCATCGCCACCAATACGCCCAACCCGATGGTAAGCAGCATGCCAGCACTCAGCAATCGCACTGGCAGGTTGGTCTCGCCCCTCAACATGTGCGGGCTGACCCGCGAAGCGTCGCTGAACAGCGTCATCACCAGGCCAAGCTCGGCAATCAGCAGCAAAGCCTTGCGATCCAGTGCGAGCTCCACCAAGGCCTCGTGCGAGAAAGACATGAGCGCCCCAACGGCCGTGAACACGATGGGGCCGGTCAGGATCGTTCGTTCCAGCTGCCGGGATATCAGGCTGTAGAAAAAGACCGTCGAGATGAAAACAGCGATGATCAGCATCTGCCGTCCCCGGGCAGCGAAGGCCGCCACCACGCTATCAAACCGCCAACCTATTCCTATGGGTTTGACCTAGGTCAACGCCGTATGATGAAGCGTCAATCAATGAGCCTGATGCTCTTCGATAGCATCTTGACCGTGGTCGGAAAGCTGGGCATCAAACCACTTATGCAGCGCAGCTACCAAGGTGGGCTCTTTCGTTTTGTAAACCAGCTGCGCTCCACCCTCGACGTCCTGGTAGGCAATTTCGAGTTGCCCGGGTTCGGCTTTCGTTAGCTCAAGCAGCCCTGGCATGTCCTGGCCATGAATGTGGCTCGGGGCCGAGAAATCTCCCTTCAAGAACTGCTGCCGGATTTCCTGCAAATGCTGCCGGATCAGCTTCACCACGCCGTCGTCTGACGCATCCTTGGCCACCACGCGCTGAACTCCCCCTTCAGCATTCTTGGTGAAGATATGGGTCGTGGCCGGCAAACTGAAGGGCATGACCTCTTTGCCCCGTCGGGAAACCTCCGCCTGATGTTGCGCATCAGCCGCCGCTTCCATGTGGGCTGCGTGGTCCATTCTGGAGGACTCCATCATCGACGGATCGGGGCTCTGGGCGTGCGCGACGCCGATCAAGGCAGAAAGGGTGAGAGGAACTGCAACCGACTTCCGCATACGGATTCTCCATTTACGTTGCTGCCTGAATGCTAGGTGTATTGTCAATTCGAGCGATATGATTCAAATCATATGAGCAAAGATAAGCGTCCTCCTGACTGGAGCGCCCTCGTTGGCATGCAGCCGTCGGTGGGCCTTATGCCCACAAGCCTGCGCGAAGCAGCAACTCGGATCCGCACGGATTCACACGCAACGCTCTTTCGGTCTGGCGACCCGGTTTGCCATGTTTATCTGGTCATTGACGGGGAGGCACGTCTCATCCGATTGGCGCGTCATGGTGGCGAAGTCATATTGCAGCGCTCGCGCGGGGGATTCATCGCCGAAGCCAGCCTTGACAGCAAGGCTTACCACTGCGACGCGGTCACGCCAGAACCTTCGACCTTGCTGCTGTTTCCGGTCGTGGCTTTCCGTACAGCACTGGAGGACGACCGCGCATTCTGCAAAGCGTGGCAGTCGCAACTGGCCAAAGAGGTCCGCAAGCTCAGGGCACAGTGTGAAAGGTTGAGCTTGCATAGCGCAGCCGACCGTATCACTCACTACATAGAGTCAGAGGGAGACGACGGAGTCGTGACACTCCGGCAGTCACGCAAATCATGGGCCGCGGAACTCGGGCTTACCCATGAGGCGCTCTACCGGGCACTCAGGCGCATGCAGGATGATGGGACGCTATCGATAGAAGGAACCCGGTTCACTCGTAAAGCTTGAACTCTCAAGGCGAAGTAGCTGCGGTCGTCAAGCCTGCACGTTTGCGCACCCACGCCCGGGATTCGAGCATAGGGCAATTGACCCCTCGTCTTCCCTTGCTTACATTCTCTATAGGTCGTTAGATGCCGCGCTGACTCTCGATAGGAGGAGTGCCGTGAAACACATCCACATCGTCACTACCGTTGTGCGATCGGGGCTTTTTGGCCTTGCTCTGCTATCGGGCGTCGCGCTGGCTCAAGCGTCACTGGATCAGCAACTGGCCGGCGCATGGACGTATGTGTCGGTCGACACTGTCCGCCCGGATGGCAGCCGCACGCCAATGTACGGGGCTAATCCCCGCGGTCTTGTGATCTTTGACGGTCACGGTCACTACGCGCTCGTGAATACGCGCGGCGACTTGCCCAAGTATGAATCCAACGATCGAATGAAGGGCAGTGTGGAGGAATATCGCGCCGTGGTGCAAGGGTCGATCGCGCACTTTGGCACCTACGTCGTGAACGAAGCAGATAAAACCCTCACCTTTCGCATAGATACGAGCACATTCCCGAACTGGAATGGGGTAGAGCAGCGCAGGCCGTTCGTCCTGACGGGAGATGAGCTCAGGTGGACCACTCCCGCTGCCTCTGGAGGCGGCTCAGGAGAGGTCGTGTTAAAGCGAGCCAAGTGATCTCGACCGGCGCCGCTATCGCACGCATTCGGTCTCCGTACGCTCGTGTGTCAGTGCCGAGGGCAAGCGTACGGGGGGTTGAACTGCGACGTAATCATGGGCCGAGCCTATACCGCCAAGCGGGTCGCGACGTTGGCGAGGGCAGCGCCGACGCTTTGCGCCGCGCCCGCTACCGACGGCTTCAGGCCGCCCTGCGCTTCATCGAATTGCAGATGTGCCTGTCCCAGTGCGAGGGACTGCGGGATCACGATCATGCCCACCTTCTCAAGCACGATACGCAAGGCAGTCTGAGAACGCACGCCACCGAGGATACCCGGCGATGCGGAGATCACAGCGGCTGCCTTCCCCGTCACTAGGTCCAGGCCGGAACGGCCGCCAGGCATGGGGCGGCTTAGCCAGTCCAAGGCGTTCTTCAGAAGCGCCGTATATCCACCGTTATGCTCGGGCGACGCAATAAGCAGCGCGTCGTGATGCGCAACGGCATCCTGGAAGGCCCGGGCGCCGGCAGGCAGGCCATCTCGCTCTTCCAGGTCGCCGTCGTAGATCGGGAGCTCGTAATCCGCCAGCCGGACTACCGTGACCGACGCGCCGGCTTCCCGCGCGCCTGCCACGGCATATTGCAGCAGCTTCCCGTTGAGGGAGGCCGACCTGGAACTGCCGGAAAACGCCAAGATTGTTGCTGACATAGCCTTTTGCTCCATAGCATCTAAACGTGCGCGGCACGTCATCGACGGCCTGCGCAACTGGGTACGTAATGGGTCTCGCAGGGGATTTGCTGTTGCGTCCGAAGCGTAGCATTTGTCTCATGAATGCGGGAGGCGAATTCCACCACGGCGACGCTCCTAACATCGCCGTACCCAAATCGATCTCACGATACCTGTTCGACACGCTTCACTGCGGGCGGCCCTCACATCGCTCGGCGCGTAAGGACGCCACCACCTCCGCTTCCTTCTCTTCCAGCCGTTCTACCGGGCCGGAAACCGCCCAGCGCGAACAGCCTGCCGAAGCGGCGCTCGGGCAGCACCGTGCAAATCCCGGCCGCGCCCGGCTCCAGCGTGTGCTTGGTGCAGCGCGCGTTGTTCAGTCGCCATGGAATGGCTCGTTGTCGATGTCTTCGTTGCCGGTCGAGCCGGCAGCGCGCGCGTGTAGAGGTTCGCCCCGGCCTTTCCCGCTAATGATCAAATGACCGCCCCGGCCATAGATGCCGTCGAACGGAACGTTGTCCATGTCGCCATTGCTCAAGAGGCCGGCAGCGCGGGCTTGTTGCAACTCTGCTTGCACCTGCGCACGGCTCGGCGACGATTCTATCCGGCCGTACACGCCCGGAAACGGCGCGGTGCTCGACATGTTCCACGTACCGGCGGCATGCGCGCCACCGATCGCGGTGAACGAGGAAACGATGCAAGCAATGGTCTTGATTTTCATGGCAGAACTCCCAGCCCTGTTGACTAACCGCTGCGGCGCACACACCGCACTAGAAGAGCGCGGCGTGGATTCGCCGACGCCCGCCGAATGCCCGGCCTGACCGCTCCATGATCTTCCGGCCCCGTCCTGCGGGCAGCATCGCGACCCCGCGATCCAGGCCCGAACGACCATAGCGCGGCATTCACCGACGGGATTTTCGCCAAGAGCCTCCGGCCGCTATTGGACAGACTTGCCGCCGAAAGGAAGTTCTTGTTGTCCGCGCGCACAGGGCCAGGCCGCCAGCCGACGCTGCTGTTGCGTGCTTGGCGGACGGGTGAGGTGGCGTGTCCGCGATGGCCGATACCCGACGATGTCGGCCCTTGCCGGTGTGTGGTGTGGTGCCCTACTATTCGCCTGCCCACGGATGTCGATCGATACATTCGCGACGACTGCGCCGCATCATGACGAGACCCGCTCCCGTTCATAAGCGTCTTGGCGAAGCAGTCTTCACATGCGCCGATCGCGATCGGTCCATATCGAGCGTGGAAGCCAACCGGCTCGGTGGGAACAAGTGGGATGCATACCCGCATGTGGCAACAACTTCCAAGTTGGCCCGGCCCGAGCATACTTGGAAGGGGATCATGAGCGACGATGTTCTACTTAACTCCGCGGGCCAGGGAGTTAGTCATGCAGACTATATCTACTCGGTCGTGGAGCGGGCCTGCCCATCCGACATTGACGAGGAGTTCTCCAGTTCCTGGCGGCGATCCATATGCCAATTCGGTCTGGATCCCGCGGCAGCCTCCATCCCGCGCGTTCTCAGCGCCCGGGAGCTCAAAGAGATAATCGATCCCATCGACGAATTCCTGCGCATCGCCCGCGTCGAACTCGACCTGCTTTACACCGCTGTCCGGGCGCCCGGCTATGTGGTGCTTCTCAGCGATGCCACAGGGGTGGCCGTCGAGCTCCGGGGCGAGGAAAGCCCCTCACGTCACCTGCGGAATCTCGGCAGCTGTGTGGGCGGCGTATGGTCGGAAGAAGTCCATGGCACGAACGGCATCGGCACGTGCATCATCGAGGAACGGCCCGTAACGGTCCATCGGGCGCAGCATTTTCGGTCGCGCCATACCCACCTGAGCTGTTCGGGCGCACCGGTATTCGGCATCGACGGCAAGCTTGTCGCAGCGCTGGATGTGTCCTCCGTCGATCCCACCCTATCGGAGCGCGCCCATGCCCTGACGGGCCATCTCACGACCGCGGCCGCACATGCTATCGAAGAGCGATTCTTCCGGACACGCTTTCGCGATTACTGGGTGATTGCCATCCCCACGCGGGCAGACACCTCCGGTGTCCTCCTGGCGGTGGATAGAGAGCACGTGATCGTCGGCGCCAACCGGACGGCGCGCGATCTGTTTTCCCTGGACGATTGCAAGCTACGCGGCGAGGCCAGCCTGTGGACGCTTTTCAAACACAGCACCGGAGCGCTGCGGAGCAAGCACAACGGCGATTTTTTCGCGCCCCTGGTCGTATCCAGGACGGGTGAAGAAAAATCCGCCCTCGTGACGCCACCGGCCACAGCGCGCGCAAGCCTCCCATTCCATACCCGTCCGCGCCTGGATCTCCTGAAAGTCGTCCCCGTGTCCGCGCCGAGCCGGCCCGCGCACGGCGGCCTCTCCCCCCATACGCTGGGACGCGTGTGCGCGTACATCGCCGAACACCTGACCGAGCGGCTGGAGCTATTGGAACTGTCCGCGCTGGCTGGCTTGTCGGCCTCCCATTTCGCGCGCGAGTTCAAGCGCAGCGTCGGTATCACGCCGCATTCGTATGTCACCCAGAAGCGGGTCGAAATGGCCGAGCGGATGCTCGTCCGCACCGACATGCCGCTATCCGAGGTGGCGCTGTTGTCCGGATTCTTCGACCAAAGCCATCTTGCCCGGCACTTCCGCGAAAGGGTCGGCGTGACCCCTGCCAAATACCGCTGGTCGCATCGCTGAGAAGTGAAGGGGAAGCTCTCCGAGCCGCACGAGCGGCCCTAACATCGCTATTGGATTTTTATGTCCGCGCGCTGTATCAAGTCTCCCCACTTCTTGATCTCGGTGAATACCTGTTTGGCGAACTGCTCAGGCGTGCCGCCCACGGGTTGCACGCCCTGCTTGGCGAAGCGCTCCCGGACCGCCGGATCCTGCAGCATGCGTCCGAGCTCCCGATTCAATTTCTCGACGATCGGCCTGGGGGTTGCCGCCGGGGCCTGTATGCCGAACCATACCGTGACTTCGTATCCCCGCACGCCCGATTCGTCGACCGTAGGAATGTCCGGCAACATCGGCGAGCGCTTCAGGCCGGTCGTCGCCAGGGCGCGTAGCTTGCCCGCCTGGATCTGCGGATAAACGTTCGGCACATTGTCGAACAACATGTCCGTATCACCGCCAAGCAACGCCGTCACCGCGGGCGCGCTTCCCTTGTAGGGGATATGCGTCATCTTGATGTCGGTCATCGAATCGAAGAGCGCCATCGACAAATGGTTGGACGAACCCGAGCCCGTGGAGGCGTAGTTGATCTTGCCCGGATTCTTCCTGGCGTCATCGATCACGTCCCGCACCGTCTTGTATTTTGAATCGGCGCGCACCACCAATGCATTCTGAGTGCTGCCCGCCCAGATCACGGGCGCGAAATCCTTGACGGCGTCATAGGGCATCTTGTCCTGGTAAAGACCCGGTAGCGCGGAAAACGGCAGCGGCGTCACGAGCAGGGTATAGCCGTCCGGTGCGGCGCGCGCGACGATGGTGTTGCCGATCAACGTATTGCCGCCCGGCCGGTTGTCCACGACCACCGTCGTTTTCCAATGCGTGCCGAGGTACTCCGCCGCCGTGCGGCCCAGCGTATCGTTGAAGCCCCCCGGAGGATACGGCACCACGATGCGTATCGGCTTGTCGGGATAGGACCCGGCGGGGTCGGCTGCATGCGCCGACAGCGACAATAGAAGGCAGACAGCGCCGGCAATACCGCGCAGCAATTTCATCTTTGTCTCCTCGGCCCTTGGCGGCCTGTATTTTGTTGTTCAGAACTTCACGACATATCCCGGGCCATCAATGATTGGGTAGCGCTTGAAAATATCCTCGTCCACTTCCACGCCAAGTCCGGGGCCCGAGGGCGGTTCGACGCACCCGTCGGAGCCAACCTCGAAGATGGTGCCGAACATGTCGCGGAAGGGATTGAACGCGGACACGCATGCTTCGAAGTAGCCTGCGTTCTCGGTCGCGGCCAGAAAATGCAGGCAGGCGGCGTGATTGAGACCGGTCGCCGAACAATGTACGTGGACCGGAATGCGGAAGGCCGACGCCATCGCGGCGATGCGCATACCTTCGGTCACGCCGCCCGTCTTGGACAGGTCGGGCTGCCAGACCTGGACCGCGCCGGCCTCCAGCATCTGGGCGAACTCGAAGCGCGTGTAGTGATTCTCGCCGGCGGCGATGGGCACCAGGGGCGTGATGGCGGCGGCCTGCCGGTACGAGGCGAAATCGTTGCAGGCGAACGGCTCTTCCAGCCAACCCGCCTGAATGTCGGCCAGCACCGGCAGGACACGCCGCACCTGCGCGATGGTATAGGCCGTGTTCGCATCCGTCAGGATATCGATCCCGTCGCCTAGCGTCTCGCGCACGCGGCGCACTCGGGCGATGTCGTTCTCCACGCTATCGCCAATGCGCAGCTTGACCGCGCGATAGCCGCGCGCCACATAGCCCTGCGCTTCCTCGGCCAGGGACTCCGGTGGCTGGTAGCCCAGCGCGATACCGCCGGCATAGGCCGGAATGCGTTTTCGCGCGCCGCCCATGAGCTCGTACAAGGGCATCCCGGCCGCCTTGCCGCGTATGTCCCAAAGCGCCATGTCGATACCCGAATGCGCCAGCGCCGCCCCCGCGCCCAGCCCATGGCTGGACAACTGCATGCGATGCACACGCTGCCACAAGCCCACGACATCCGTGGCATCCATGCCTACCAGCAAGGGAGCGAGCGTGTTATGGATTAGGCTGACAATCGCGCCGGGACTACGGCCCGGATGGGATTCGCCATAGCCGGTTATGCCTTCCGACGTTTCGACCCGCACCACGATAGCGTCGCGCTTGAGCGTGCTGCCTATGCCCATCATGACTGTCTTGCCCTCCGGCAATCGGTACGACAGTGGAACGGCAGTAATGCGCGTGATCTTCATGTCTCCTCCGGTGGTATGTATCGACGCGTGCCGGAACACGGACGCATCGTTTGGACGATCTGGCCATGCATGGTCGAGCATCCGAATTTGTCTGACGAATGTATCACGCAAGTTCAAAAAAACGATGGCGGCAACGGCTGGAAACGTCGTGACCGCTCGGCGACATGCCTATCCCTGGCGCGGGGCGACGCCGGAAAATGCCCTATGGTGACCTCCGATGCAAGCGGGTTGGCCATTCAGGGCGGCAGTCTGTTCGAGATGCTCAAGGCCAAGGCGGCCGCGCTCAATGGTGCCGCCGTCGCTTGCAAGGTCGCGGGACCTGTAGATTACGCGCTTATCGCACCGCGCTTCTTTTCAATAGCGTGGTGAGCTCCGCCTTCGCGCGGAGCAGCTCGCGCAGCAGCATTGCGCGCTTGCCTTCGAATCTTGACGACAGGCATGCGAAGTTCAGGGCCGCCAAGGGCTCCCCGTCGACGTCGTTGATGGCCACACAGATGGCGGTGCCGCCATCGTCATATTCGTCCTTCACCACGCAGTAGCCTTGCTGCGCGGCAAGCTTGATCTTCTTGCGTATCTCCGCGAGGCTGGTGACCGTGGAGCTGGTGAAAGAACCCAGCGGGTGCTTCGACAGCAGCATGGCTTGTCGCTCCGGCGAACATTGCGACAGCAGCATCCGGCCCATTCCGGTGCAATGCACGGGAATGGTGTGTCCCAGCGCCACTTGATAACGGAACGGCGTTGTCGGAAGGCTCTGCGCGACGAACCTGACGAAACCGTCGTTGGTCAAGACACCCACCAGGATCGTCTCCCCGGCGTTTTCGGCCAGCTGCGCCAGCAAGGGAGCGGCCTGGCTCAACAGGTGAGTCAGACGTCCGCTGGACCATCCGAAGCCTTGGCCCCGGAATGCCTCGCTAAGGGAATACAGGCCTCTATCGTCCTTCAACAGATAGCCGCGGCTGCACAAGGTGCGAAGCAGAGCGAGTACGCTGGTCTTGGGCATATCGAAGGCAGCGGTCACCGTCGCCAGCGAAACCGCCTCGTCGATGCGGGCGAAATACTCCAGAAGGTCCAGCGTTCGGGCGGCGGTGCGGACTTCTGTCATCGGAGATTCCCCTCTGGTTCGATTGCGCGAGGAACCGGATTTTCTCATGTCGGCGGCCACGCCCCTGCCGGGAAAACGCCATTGCGTTTTTTCGGTACATGATCTAATTTTGCACGACGTTCATATATAAGAACAGCGTTCGGATCCTACGATCGGCCCGGACGCGCCCAGCAAGAGGCCAGGTCGATACCTTCGCGCGGACTGAGTCCGCGCATCGACCGGTACAGCGTATGCGCGATGGGATTCATGGGAGCCCGGATGAGCCTAGGCCTGCAAGGGAAGGTGGTCGCACTTAGCGGTTGCGCCTCCGATATCGGGAAGCAGATCGCTTCCACATTCGCGATGGCCGGAGCGAGCGTATACGGGTGCGACCGGAACACAACCGGGATAGGCACCGCTGGATTCACGGACATCGAATCGGTGGATCTCACCGATCGGGCCGCCGCCACGCTATGGATCGACCGCATATTGGCCGAAAGAGGCAGCCTGGACATCCTGGTCCACAATGCCGGCGGCGTGGCGGGACAACTGGCCCAGCCTATCGAGCGGGTCACGGACCAGCAGTGGGACGATGTGATCGACGTGAATCTCAACACGGCCTTCGCGTTGTGCCGCGCCGTGGCGCCCCGCATGAAGCGGCAAAAGCACGGATCCATTGTCGTTCTCGGCTCGATGGCCTCGTATCGCGCGTCCTTGACGGGAATCCAGGCCTATTGCGCCGCGAAACATGCGGTGCTGGGACTGACACGCCAGCTCGCCCAGGAACTGGGACCGTTCGGCATTCGGGTGAACGCCATCGCGCCGGGTTTTGTCC
Proteins encoded in this region:
- a CDS encoding mandelate racemase/muconate lactonizing enzyme family protein, which encodes MKIADIRPHIVWTSQDRSWLFVEVETDTGMVGLGEASQSRNDKGVVEELNRLAPQYVGHDPCDLIESRQGLLDWPYSGRTFFAAVSALEQALWDLAGKQARMPVYQLMGGSVRDQLRTYANIGYAAAGRDAESLARVAMAAVAEGYDAIKFYPFGIRPVNCSSTDQRAWISQGIDIVRAVRGAVGDSVDVLIDLMHQFQDYRDVLDIVRRVDPYHLYWVEDPFMHDDPVQLSGLRQAMGPRLAGGAPLLARHDWRSLLEARAFDVIMPDVKWTGGINQVKKIAGMAEVYGAMVSPHSASGPVAAAASVHAGLSMSNFLILEHPWGVPDWRSSLSRHTECIRHGYIPKPSAPGLGIELDLAIVAVYRTPADTATASGVTLPVH
- a CDS encoding LysR family transcriptional regulator translates to MELRHLRYFVAVAEELHFGRAARRLNISQPPLSQQIRALEQDAGVELFRRDTRRVQLTPAGAELLKYARSALSHVDQGVRSARRVHQGEVGRLNVGFITSLSYTYLPWLVRAFRKRYPAVELVLTEKETWDQKEALLDGRLDVGLMRGPFEASGLRTSSLLQEPFVAALPDTHPLARLPRINLGSLSNDPFILFPRAIGGAYNATMSALFDEADFRPIVAQEAVQMHVVVGLVGAGLGVAVVPASIRLLPTPGVVFKPLVQCTYNAELVIACREDATSPVIAPFSQLAKEIIGKGLTPILRRRQSRRAKRSEDNPTASSAV
- a CDS encoding cation:proton antiporter: MLIIAVFISTVFFYSLISRQLERTILTGPIVFTAVGALMSFSHEALVELALDRKALLLIAELGLVMTLFSDASRVSPHMLRGETNLPVRLLSAGMLLTIGLGVLVAMVVLRTLTWWEAGILAAILAPTDAGLGQVIVNSTLVPKRVRQALNVEAGLNDGLSVPFLMFFIALAEATGTGQGAGVLTRFLLEQLGYGTLVGLGIGLVGGWLLGPAERNAWMAENVAQLGVMSLPLACVVASEFSGASMFIAAFVAGLATQWGFSKVGLHSVEFAEDWGQFLNYFVFFIFGLVVVGVWAQFDLAILAYAVLSLTVIRMVPVALALRGTRLSVPTVLFMGWFGPRGLASIVLGLVYLDGETHLPGEQTIKLAVMATVLLSIVAHGLTALPGIGRYAKAIRALDGAASEHAHETAAVEAFQRSDGVLRQ
- a CDS encoding aspartate carbamoyltransferase, which gives rise to MRKSVAVPLTLSALIGVAHAQSPDPSMMESSRMDHAAHMEAAADAQHQAEVSRRGKEVMPFSLPATTHIFTKNAEGGVQRVVAKDASDDGVVKLIRQHLQEIRQQFLKGDFSAPSHIHGQDMPGLLELTKAEPGQLEIAYQDVEGGAQLVYKTKEPTLVAALHKWFDAQLSDHGQDAIEEHQAH
- a CDS encoding Crp/Fnr family transcriptional regulator is translated as MSKDKRPPDWSALVGMQPSVGLMPTSLREAATRIRTDSHATLFRSGDPVCHVYLVIDGEARLIRLARHGGEVILQRSRGGFIAEASLDSKAYHCDAVTPEPSTLLLFPVVAFRTALEDDRAFCKAWQSQLAKEVRKLRAQCERLSLHSAADRITHYIESEGDDGVVTLRQSRKSWAAELGLTHEALYRALRRMQDDGTLSIEGTRFTRKA
- a CDS encoding lipocalin-like domain-containing protein — encoded protein: MKHIHIVTTVVRSGLFGLALLSGVALAQASLDQQLAGAWTYVSVDTVRPDGSRTPMYGANPRGLVIFDGHGHYALVNTRGDLPKYESNDRMKGSVEEYRAVVQGSIAHFGTYVVNEADKTLTFRIDTSTFPNWNGVEQRRPFVLTGDELRWTTPAASGGGSGEVVLKRAK
- a CDS encoding NADPH-dependent FMN reductase; its protein translation is MSATILAFSGSSRSASLNGKLLQYAVAGAREAGASVTVVRLADYELPIYDGDLEERDGLPAGARAFQDAVAHHDALLIASPEHNGGYTALLKNALDWLSRPMPGGRSGLDLVTGKAAAVISASPGILGGVRSQTALRIVLEKVGMIVIPQSLALGQAHLQFDEAQGGLKPSVAGAAQSVGAALANVATRLAV
- a CDS encoding DUF4148 domain-containing protein, whose translation is MKIKTIACIVSSFTAIGGAHAAGTWNMSSTAPFPGVYGRIESSPSRAQVQAELQQARAAGLLSNGDMDNVPFDGIYGRGGHLIISGKGRGEPLHARAAGSTGNEDIDNEPFHGD